A window of Tautonia plasticadhaerens contains these coding sequences:
- a CDS encoding urease accessory protein UreF — translation MNLGLLQIADSALPISGYTHSWGLEAAIARGSVRDAESLERWAALWLRAALGPLEGVLVASSCRATRAGRAAELVRLNGLAEASMVPPSLRRASREMGDQLVALGGTWHWSSPGLASILGSLPERPGAWHHAVAFGLLGALAGGEVDEVLTAYLHQAALGVIGAGVRAIPVGHTHGQQILAYLHDEIRGLAGALLDRDPETAGAGCPSYEIRCDEQTRLYARMFRS, via the coding sequence ATGAACCTCGGCCTGCTCCAGATCGCCGACTCGGCCCTGCCGATCAGCGGCTACACCCACTCCTGGGGACTCGAGGCGGCCATCGCCCGGGGATCGGTCCGCGACGCGGAGTCCCTGGAGCGGTGGGCCGCCCTCTGGCTCCGCGCCGCGCTCGGGCCGCTGGAAGGGGTGCTCGTCGCCTCGTCCTGCCGCGCGACCCGGGCCGGCCGGGCGGCCGAACTCGTCCGCCTGAACGGCCTGGCCGAGGCGTCGATGGTCCCTCCCTCCCTCCGCCGGGCCAGCCGGGAGATGGGGGATCAGCTCGTGGCACTGGGGGGGACCTGGCACTGGTCCTCCCCGGGGCTGGCCTCAATCCTCGGGTCGCTCCCCGAGCGGCCCGGGGCGTGGCACCACGCCGTCGCCTTCGGCCTGCTCGGCGCCCTGGCCGGCGGCGAGGTCGACGAGGTGCTGACGGCGTATCTCCACCAGGCGGCCCTGGGGGTGATCGGGGCCGGGGTCCGGGCGATCCCCGTCGGCCACACGCACGGCCAGCAGATCCTGGCTTACCTGCACGACGAGATCCGGGGACTGGCGGGGGCGCTCCTCGACCGGGATCCCGAGACGGCCGGCGCCGGCTGCCCTTCCTACGAGATCCGATGCGATGAACAGACGCGACTCTACGCCCGCATGTTCCGGTCCTGA
- the ureG gene encoding urease accessory protein UreG, with protein MGRPGPARYAGPTREVFTLGVAGPVGSGKTALVEALCHALWPEVNLAVITNDIYTHEDAEFLSRREALPLERIVGIQTGGCPHTAIRDDASANLSAVGNFQRQFPGLELVIIESGGDNLTAVFSRELADCFIFVIDVAEGDKIPRKGGPGICNSDLLVINKTDLAPHVGADLEVMRGDSTRMRGERPFLMVSIRQGEGVDRVVSWVREQLAASSVPNS; from the coding sequence ATGGGCCGACCCGGGCCCGCGCGCTACGCCGGGCCCACCCGGGAGGTCTTCACCCTCGGGGTGGCCGGGCCGGTCGGCTCGGGTAAGACGGCTCTGGTCGAGGCGCTCTGCCACGCCCTCTGGCCCGAGGTCAACCTGGCGGTCATCACCAATGACATCTACACGCACGAGGACGCCGAGTTCCTCTCCCGACGCGAGGCCCTGCCGCTGGAGCGGATCGTCGGCATCCAGACCGGCGGCTGCCCGCACACGGCCATCCGCGACGACGCCAGCGCCAACCTCAGCGCCGTCGGGAACTTCCAGCGTCAGTTCCCGGGCCTCGAACTCGTGATCATCGAGTCCGGAGGCGACAACCTCACGGCCGTCTTCTCCCGGGAGCTGGCCGACTGCTTCATCTTCGTGATCGACGTGGCCGAGGGGGACAAGATACCTCGGAAGGGGGGGCCGGGGATTTGCAACTCCGACTTGCTGGTGATCAACAAGACCGACCTGGCGCCCCACGTGGGGGCCGACCTGGAGGTGATGCGGGGGGACAGCACCCGGATGCGCGGCGAGCGTCCGTTCCTGATGGTCAGCATTCGCCAGGGGGAAGGGGTCGACCGGGTGGTCTCCTGGGTCCGCGAGCAGCTCGCCGCATCGAGCGTTCCGAACTCCTGA
- a CDS encoding urease accessory protein UreD, with translation MPPFDLGGEPAALLYLINLTAGLLDGDGHLIELVSRAGTRAVVTGQAASRVHPAVGSFSTQQWAVEVEDDAVLVVLPGPTIPYRGSRYYQRGRVDLSPTGRILWGDIWLAGRYERGAASERFVFDRIVQDLEFRRSGLLLYRDRFRWDGPWTPDAVEWHLGDALATGSLYASGPPPASLPEPAPGLRRAAFPLDDAGFCVRWCGPPALVTEDLVRTTLSLAAEWTSGPGSPPWLLRSSGLAPNHWFSAPPARP, from the coding sequence ATGCCGCCGTTCGACCTCGGGGGGGAGCCGGCGGCCCTGCTCTACCTGATCAACCTGACCGCCGGCCTCCTGGACGGGGACGGCCACTTGATCGAGCTGGTGTCGAGGGCGGGCACGCGGGCGGTCGTCACCGGCCAGGCCGCCTCCCGGGTCCATCCCGCCGTCGGCAGCTTCAGCACCCAGCAGTGGGCCGTCGAGGTGGAGGACGACGCCGTGCTCGTCGTCCTGCCCGGCCCGACGATCCCCTACCGGGGCAGCCGATACTACCAGCGGGGCCGGGTCGACCTCTCGCCGACGGGCCGGATCCTCTGGGGGGACATCTGGCTTGCCGGCCGATACGAGCGGGGGGCGGCGTCGGAGCGATTCGTCTTCGACCGGATCGTCCAGGACCTCGAATTCAGGCGATCGGGCCTCCTGCTCTACCGCGACCGATTCCGGTGGGACGGCCCATGGACCCCGGACGCGGTCGAATGGCACCTCGGCGATGCGTTGGCGACCGGCTCCCTCTATGCGTCCGGCCCGCCCCCGGCGTCGCTGCCGGAGCCGGCGCCGGGCCTGCGGAGGGCGGCCTTCCCCCTGGACGACGCGGGGTTTTGCGTCCGGTGGTGCGGCCCCCCCGCCCTCGTCACCGAGGATCTGGTCCGGACCACGTTGAGCCTGGCCGCCGAGTGGACGAGCGGCCCCGGCTCGCCCCCCTGGCTGTTGCGGTCGAGCGGGCTCGCCCCGAACCACTGGTTCTCGGCCCCCCCCGCCCGCCCGTGA
- a CDS encoding outer membrane beta-barrel protein produces the protein MSWRFRFGTALVAIASLSGSAIGQDIPPPRLPEYGGDPASRFPDYEGIPRPMLDELDLPGADAGRGLESESLPAEQAEDIVGAPEFFRLGPAPVSGVNLLSDFLNSGGLLDSLGVDVFGWVEGGYTGASTRPGLLSVQPRLNRFGDEFLLNELALVFDRPLRQDRFDVGFFVRYFAGANAATGQPLGGIGGDNPDPRFSHDFRDLYLSFHLPILTERGLNFKIGRMNTIIGYNGFLAPYRPLYSSDYQFFYAQDGAFTGFLADMRLTDRLDVWSGMTLGANTFFTRRGDDSYCYIGQVNYWLTDERRTRLTGSVYAGPDAIFAAPGLNGDFVTMVELRLQQNWTPRLTQIVQNNMGWDADTPLGTGTFYGLYSILIYHAAPTLDTIFRAEWFSDPEGTRTGFDTDYAEVTLGANWHPNRYLEIRPEIRGDFAGEPAFGGGGSPGGNFSQLTGGISFLVKY, from the coding sequence ATGTCGTGGCGTTTTCGGTTCGGGACCGCCCTGGTAGCCATCGCGTCCCTCTCGGGCTCGGCGATCGGCCAGGATATCCCGCCGCCCCGGCTCCCCGAGTACGGGGGTGATCCGGCGTCGCGGTTCCCCGATTACGAGGGCATCCCGCGGCCGATGCTCGACGAACTCGACCTGCCGGGGGCGGACGCCGGGAGGGGGCTGGAGTCCGAGTCGCTCCCGGCCGAGCAGGCCGAGGACATCGTCGGGGCCCCCGAGTTCTTCCGGCTGGGGCCCGCCCCGGTCTCCGGCGTCAACCTCCTGAGCGACTTCCTGAACTCGGGGGGCCTGCTCGACTCCCTGGGGGTCGACGTCTTCGGCTGGGTCGAGGGCGGATACACGGGGGCATCGACCCGCCCCGGGCTGCTGAGCGTCCAGCCGCGCCTGAACCGATTCGGCGACGAGTTCCTGCTGAACGAACTCGCCCTCGTCTTCGACCGCCCCCTGCGGCAGGACCGGTTCGACGTCGGCTTCTTCGTCCGCTACTTCGCCGGGGCCAACGCGGCGACCGGGCAACCGCTGGGCGGCATCGGCGGCGACAACCCCGACCCCCGCTTCAGCCACGACTTCCGCGACCTCTACCTCTCGTTCCACCTGCCGATCCTGACCGAGCGGGGCCTCAACTTCAAGATCGGCCGCATGAACACGATCATCGGCTACAACGGCTTCCTCGCCCCATACCGACCGCTTTATTCCAGCGACTACCAGTTCTTCTACGCCCAGGACGGCGCCTTCACCGGCTTCCTGGCCGACATGCGCCTCACCGACCGGCTCGACGTCTGGAGCGGGATGACGCTCGGCGCCAACACCTTCTTCACGAGGAGGGGCGACGACTCCTATTGCTACATCGGCCAGGTCAATTACTGGTTGACCGACGAGCGGCGGACCCGCCTGACCGGCTCGGTCTACGCGGGCCCCGACGCGATCTTCGCGGCCCCCGGCCTCAACGGCGACTTCGTCACGATGGTCGAGTTGCGGCTCCAGCAGAATTGGACCCCGAGGCTGACCCAGATCGTGCAGAACAACATGGGCTGGGACGCCGACACGCCCCTCGGGACCGGTACCTTCTACGGCCTCTACTCGATCCTGATCTATCACGCGGCCCCGACCCTCGACACCATCTTCCGGGCCGAATGGTTCAGCGACCCCGAGGGGACGCGGACCGGCTTCGACACGGATTACGCCGAGGTTACCCTCGGCGCCAACTGGCACCCGAACCGATACCTGGAGATCCGCCCGGAGATCCGGGGCGATTTCGCCGGCGAGCCGGCCTTCGGCGGTGGCGGGTCCCCCGGGGGCAATTTCAGCCAGCTGACCGGCGGCATCAGCTTCCTCGTGAAATACTGA
- a CDS encoding serine/threonine-protein kinase, which produces MTPDRWRRIDELFDAASRLDPDTREGWLRQACDGDDVLRDEVLRLLSHDERAELERFLPAPEAIDRTGDRTGTWPPHAAGRHPAGLESIGRNGAAPGGRDGGFTPIAAIHPGSGPGSSAGRHVPAKQRLLGLVCLSLGLALLMLSWKYLVARDPAPTQAIPYSILIVASCGVALLILRPAPLSPSRARFLELGMIGLVAGVFAVSQYQTMLDFARRGDPLRAQFVMNHRVLIAAILVLCHGLYAPSDWRKSGLVVGLIAVLPFATLLALYLRNPGPMAWLGGMGPRGGTSPLVLVGFDAMLLLILAAGSASGSHLIARLRREVREARQVGQYRLLRKLGVGGMGEVYLAEHQFLKRPCALKLIKPGIESGAKALARFEREVRLTATLSHPNTVEIYDYGRTEDGVYYYVMEYLPGMNLAELVERHGPLPPGRAIYLLRQICLALREAHGVGLVHRDIKPSNIIVARRGGEDDVAKLLDFGLVLPGPSNGASDLSDEGRILGTPLYMSPEQATVRQELDACSDLYSLGAVAYYLLTGRPPFHEGGMIEILVALARDPAVPPSLIHPGIPEDLERLVLKCLEKNPDDRFRDADALERALGQCRCAAHWGPAQAARWWLTAGDPMETGSGEDASGRPTADALEARHSA; this is translated from the coding sequence ATGACGCCGGATCGATGGCGTCGGATCGACGAGCTCTTCGACGCGGCCTCCCGGCTCGACCCCGACACGCGGGAGGGCTGGCTCCGACAAGCCTGCGACGGGGACGACGTCCTGCGGGACGAGGTGCTCCGACTGCTCTCTCACGATGAGCGGGCGGAGCTCGAACGGTTCCTGCCGGCCCCCGAGGCCATTGACCGGACGGGAGACCGGACGGGCACGTGGCCCCCCCACGCGGCGGGGCGACATCCCGCGGGTCTCGAGTCGATCGGGCGGAACGGGGCGGCGCCGGGAGGGCGGGACGGCGGCTTCACCCCCATCGCGGCGATCCACCCCGGCTCGGGGCCAGGGTCCTCCGCCGGCCGCCATGTCCCGGCGAAGCAGCGACTGCTCGGGTTGGTGTGTCTCTCCCTGGGCCTCGCCCTGCTGATGCTCTCGTGGAAATACCTCGTCGCACGCGACCCCGCACCGACCCAGGCGATCCCCTACTCGATCCTGATCGTCGCGAGCTGCGGGGTCGCACTCCTGATCCTCCGACCGGCCCCCCTCTCGCCATCCCGAGCCCGGTTCCTCGAATTGGGGATGATCGGGTTGGTCGCGGGCGTCTTCGCCGTCTCCCAGTATCAGACCATGCTCGACTTCGCGCGGCGAGGCGACCCGCTGCGGGCGCAGTTCGTGATGAATCATCGGGTGCTGATCGCCGCGATCCTGGTCCTCTGCCATGGGCTCTACGCCCCGTCGGACTGGCGAAAATCCGGCCTGGTCGTCGGGTTGATCGCCGTGCTCCCGTTCGCGACGCTCCTCGCGCTTTACCTGAGGAACCCCGGGCCCATGGCCTGGCTGGGGGGCATGGGCCCGAGGGGAGGGACCAGCCCGCTGGTGCTCGTCGGCTTCGATGCGATGCTCCTACTGATCCTCGCCGCCGGCTCCGCGTCCGGCTCCCACCTCATCGCCCGGCTCCGGAGGGAGGTCCGGGAGGCCCGGCAGGTCGGGCAATATCGCCTGCTCCGGAAACTCGGCGTCGGGGGGATGGGGGAGGTCTACCTGGCCGAGCACCAGTTCCTCAAGCGGCCCTGCGCCCTGAAGCTGATCAAGCCGGGGATCGAGTCCGGCGCGAAGGCCCTGGCGCGATTCGAGCGCGAAGTCCGGCTCACCGCGACCCTCTCCCACCCCAATACCGTCGAGATCTACGACTACGGGCGGACCGAGGACGGGGTCTACTACTACGTCATGGAGTACCTGCCGGGCATGAACCTGGCAGAGCTCGTCGAGCGGCACGGCCCCCTGCCGCCGGGGAGGGCGATTTACCTGCTCCGGCAGATCTGCCTGGCGCTGCGCGAGGCGCACGGCGTGGGCCTGGTCCACCGGGACATCAAGCCGTCGAACATCATCGTCGCGCGCCGGGGCGGCGAGGACGACGTGGCGAAGCTCCTCGACTTCGGCCTCGTCCTTCCCGGCCCATCGAACGGCGCCTCGGACCTGAGCGACGAGGGACGGATCCTCGGGACGCCGCTCTACATGTCGCCCGAGCAGGCGACGGTACGCCAGGAGCTCGATGCGTGCAGCGACCTGTACTCGCTGGGTGCAGTGGCCTACTACCTCCTGACAGGCCGGCCCCCGTTCCATGAGGGCGGCATGATCGAGATCCTCGTGGCGCTCGCCCGAGACCCGGCGGTCCCCCCGTCTCTGATCCACCCCGGGATCCCCGAGGACCTGGAACGCCTCGTCCTAAAATGCCTCGAGAAGAACCCCGACGACCGGTTCCGGGACGCCGACGCCCTGGAGCGTGCCCTGGGCCAATGCCGCTGCGCGGCCCATTGGGGGCCCGCCCAGGCCGCCCGTTGGTGGCTCACGGCCGGGGATCCGATGGAGACGGGCTCCGGCGAGGACGCGTCAGGCCGACCGACGGCGGACGCCCTCGAAGCGCGGCATTCTGCCTGA
- a CDS encoding ECF-type sigma factor, with protein sequence MESGIGLTPILDRARRGDERARGELVDSIYDELRRVASRMMGRERADHTLSPTAVVHEAVIRLLGEEVFERAEDRNFLFASAARAMREVLIDHARRRSAARRGGHWRRMPLDLVVDYFEEQGLDVVAVHEALGRLAELNDRQAQVMTLRYFGGLTVPEVAAALGVSVVTVERDWRLARAWLGLQLRGGEQ encoded by the coding sequence GTGGAATCGGGGATTGGGCTGACACCGATCCTGGACAGGGCACGCCGCGGGGACGAGCGGGCCCGGGGGGAGCTCGTCGACTCGATTTATGACGAGCTGCGGCGGGTCGCCTCGCGGATGATGGGTCGCGAGCGGGCCGACCACACCCTCTCGCCGACCGCCGTCGTGCACGAGGCCGTCATCCGGCTCCTCGGCGAGGAGGTCTTCGAGCGGGCCGAGGATCGGAATTTCCTGTTCGCCTCGGCCGCGAGGGCGATGCGCGAGGTCCTCATCGACCACGCCCGGCGGAGGTCGGCCGCACGGCGCGGCGGGCACTGGAGGCGGATGCCGCTCGACCTCGTGGTGGATTACTTCGAGGAGCAGGGGCTCGACGTGGTCGCCGTGCATGAAGCCCTCGGCAGGCTGGCCGAGCTGAACGATCGCCAGGCCCAGGTCATGACCCTGCGCTACTTCGGCGGCCTGACTGTCCCGGAGGTCGCCGCCGCCCTCGGCGTGTCGGTCGTCACCGTGGAACGAGACTGGCGGCTCGCCCGGGCCTGGCTCGGCCTCCAACTCCGGGGGGGCGAGCAATGA
- a CDS encoding ferritin family protein, with product MEYPEGARRGLDHLSSTLAASGFAAREAIDQAGEFGEPDTADLFIEVSMGIEPWPWLVEARLQEPPR from the coding sequence GTGGAGTACCCCGAAGGCGCCCGAAGGGGCCTCGACCACCTTTCCTCGACCCTGGCCGCGTCCGGGTTCGCTGCGAGGGAGGCGATCGACCAGGCGGGCGAGTTCGGCGAGCCCGACACGGCCGACCTGTTCATCGAGGTCTCGATGGGCATCGAACCCTGGCCCTGGCTCGTCGAGGCACGTCTCCAGGAGCCGCCTCGTTGA
- a CDS encoding alpha/beta hydrolase-fold protein — translation MKPIWFAGLLPLLLASAPIQDEGPEPADSVPASSNIRGAEYPRVHPDLRVTFRIKATDAQEVVFGFFDDQRYPAEKDDEGFWTATTEPQVPGFHYYRVFIDGAEVNDPSSETFFGTGKMTSGIEIPEEGVDFYLPRDVPHGEVRERWYFSETTQGWRRIFVYTPPDYDDGESRYPVLYLQHGGGEDERGWPDQGRVGFIMDNLIAEGKARPMLVVMEQGYARRPGDAEPARPPGRPDFSRMFSAFEDVMVEDLIPMIDATYRTIPDREHRAMAGLSMGGMQTFQVTLKHLDLFSSIGGFSGAGGGFGGAAFDPETAHGGVMADADAFNEKVDVLWLGIGTEEPERMYESVKNYHEALEGAGIDHVYYESPGTSHEWQTWRRSLREFAPLLFGHAANVNANSDAQQADAQQADADAPPAGRRPGRRQQPPIVLNPDDVPAVPEPPAGIDEEKDVPHGTLEMISYESKSVGTTRKMQVYTPPGYTEETKYPVLYLLHGIGGDETEWQRFAHPNLLLDNLIAEGKAVPMIVVMPNGRAQENDRAEGDVFASAPAFAAFEDDLLNDVIPAIESRYSVQADREHRALAGLSMGGGQALNFGLGHLDTFAWIGGFSSAPNTKPPAELVPDPEAARQELKLLWVACGSKDGLLRISQGVHAYLKEKDVSHVWHVDGHAHDPTEWKNNLYWFVQRLFTDRQSE, via the coding sequence ATGAAACCCATCTGGTTCGCCGGCCTGCTGCCCCTGCTCCTGGCTTCGGCCCCCATCCAGGACGAGGGCCCGGAGCCGGCCGATTCCGTCCCCGCGTCCAGCAACATCCGAGGTGCGGAGTACCCCCGGGTCCATCCCGACCTGCGGGTGACGTTCCGCATCAAGGCGACGGACGCCCAGGAGGTCGTCTTCGGGTTCTTCGACGACCAGCGCTATCCCGCCGAGAAGGACGACGAGGGCTTCTGGACCGCCACGACCGAGCCCCAGGTGCCGGGGTTCCACTACTACCGGGTCTTCATCGACGGCGCCGAGGTCAACGACCCCTCGAGCGAGACGTTCTTCGGCACCGGCAAGATGACGAGCGGCATCGAGATCCCCGAGGAGGGCGTCGACTTCTACCTCCCCAGGGACGTGCCGCACGGCGAGGTCCGGGAGCGCTGGTACTTCTCCGAGACGACTCAGGGATGGCGGCGGATCTTCGTCTACACCCCGCCCGACTACGACGACGGCGAGTCGCGGTATCCGGTGCTGTACCTCCAGCACGGCGGCGGCGAGGACGAGCGCGGCTGGCCGGACCAGGGGCGCGTCGGCTTCATCATGGACAACCTGATCGCCGAGGGGAAGGCGAGGCCGATGCTCGTGGTCATGGAGCAGGGGTACGCGCGCCGGCCCGGCGACGCCGAGCCCGCCCGACCCCCCGGCCGCCCCGACTTCAGCCGGATGTTCTCCGCCTTCGAGGACGTGATGGTCGAGGATCTGATCCCGATGATCGACGCGACCTACCGCACGATCCCCGACCGCGAGCACCGGGCGATGGCCGGGCTGTCGATGGGCGGTATGCAGACGTTCCAGGTCACGCTGAAGCACCTCGACCTGTTCTCGTCGATCGGCGGCTTCAGCGGGGCGGGCGGGGGCTTCGGCGGTGCCGCCTTCGATCCGGAGACGGCCCACGGGGGCGTCATGGCCGATGCCGATGCGTTCAACGAGAAGGTTGACGTGCTCTGGCTCGGGATCGGCACGGAGGAGCCGGAGCGGATGTACGAGAGCGTGAAGAACTACCACGAGGCGCTGGAAGGGGCCGGGATCGACCACGTCTACTACGAGTCGCCCGGCACCTCGCACGAGTGGCAGACCTGGCGCCGCAGCCTGCGCGAGTTCGCCCCGCTCCTCTTCGGCCACGCTGCCAACGTCAACGCCAACTCCGACGCGCAGCAGGCCGACGCGCAGCAGGCCGACGCCGACGCCCCCCCGGCCGGCCGTCGGCCCGGCCGGCGTCAGCAGCCGCCCATCGTCCTGAACCCCGACGACGTGCCGGCGGTCCCCGAGCCTCCGGCCGGGATCGACGAGGAAAAGGACGTGCCGCACGGGACGCTGGAGATGATCTCCTACGAGTCGAAATCCGTCGGCACCACACGCAAGATGCAGGTCTACACGCCGCCGGGCTACACCGAGGAAACGAAGTACCCGGTGCTCTACCTGCTGCACGGCATCGGCGGCGACGAGACGGAGTGGCAACGCTTCGCCCATCCGAACCTCCTCCTCGACAACCTGATCGCCGAGGGGAAGGCCGTGCCCATGATCGTGGTCATGCCCAACGGCCGTGCCCAGGAGAACGACCGGGCCGAGGGGGACGTCTTCGCCAGCGCGCCGGCCTTCGCGGCGTTCGAGGACGACCTGCTCAACGACGTCATCCCCGCGATCGAGTCGCGTTACTCGGTCCAGGCCGACCGGGAGCATCGGGCCCTGGCCGGCCTGTCGATGGGTGGGGGCCAGGCGCTCAACTTCGGGCTGGGCCACCTCGACACCTTCGCCTGGATCGGCGGGTTCTCCTCGGCGCCCAACACGAAGCCGCCGGCCGAGCTGGTGCCCGACCCCGAGGCCGCTCGTCAGGAGTTGAAGCTCCTCTGGGTCGCCTGCGGGAGCAAGGACGGCTTGCTCCGCATCAGCCAGGGAGTGCACGCCTATCTGAAGGAGAAGGACGTCTCCCACGTCTGGCACGTGGACGGCCACGCCCACGACCCGACGGAGTGGAAGAATAACCTGTACTGGTTCGTCCAGCGGCTCTTCACCGATCGTCAATCGGAATAG
- a CDS encoding OsmC family protein, with translation MKTHGSAAWQGGIKDGRGAISTRSGALAEYPYGFSSRFEGKPGTNPEELIGAAHAGCFTMALSLILGEAGLTAERMETRADVTLDKVDDGYAITAVHLTLKARIPGADRAKFEELAGKAKAGCPVSKLLKAEITLEATLEE, from the coding sequence ATGAAGACGCACGGCTCGGCCGCCTGGCAGGGCGGCATCAAGGACGGTCGGGGCGCCATCTCGACCCGCAGCGGCGCACTCGCCGAGTACCCCTACGGCTTCTCGAGCCGCTTCGAGGGGAAGCCGGGCACGAATCCCGAGGAACTGATCGGCGCGGCCCACGCCGGCTGCTTCACCATGGCCTTGTCGCTGATCCTCGGCGAGGCCGGATTGACGGCCGAGCGGATGGAGACGAGGGCCGACGTCACCCTGGACAAGGTCGACGACGGGTATGCCATCACGGCCGTCCACCTGACCCTCAAGGCCCGGATCCCCGGCGCCGACCGGGCAAAGTTCGAGGAACTGGCCGGCAAGGCGAAGGCCGGGTGCCCGGTCTCCAAGCTGCTGAAGGCCGAGATCACCCTGGAGGCGACGCTCGAGGAGTGA
- a CDS encoding ArsR/SmtB family transcription factor: MRQLRHPEAGELTLGGVLRALSDPVRLRIVATLAGTEGERAWGDFDVEVCASTLSHHMKALRLAGVIVHRKEGTRCFVSLRRELEDTFPGLLGCILRFADGGPGGTRAPGRG, from the coding sequence ATGAGGCAACTCCGGCACCCCGAGGCCGGCGAGCTCACCCTCGGGGGGGTGCTAAGGGCGCTGAGCGACCCGGTCCGTCTCCGGATCGTCGCGACCCTGGCCGGGACGGAGGGGGAGCGGGCCTGGGGCGACTTCGACGTCGAAGTGTGCGCCTCGACCCTGAGCCACCACATGAAGGCCCTGCGGCTGGCGGGGGTGATCGTCCACCGCAAGGAGGGGACGAGATGCTTCGTCTCCCTGCGTCGTGAGCTGGAGGACACCTTCCCGGGCCTGCTGGGCTGCATCCTCCGGTTCGCGGACGGCGGCCCCGGGGGCACGAGGGCCCCGGGCCGGGGGTGA
- a CDS encoding alkene reductase, with protein MPGLLDPIAVGDLRLPNRVFMAPLTRCRASEGRVPNALMAEYYAQRASAGMILTEATAVDPMGVGYPDTPGIWSPEQVEGWRIVTEAVHARGGRILLQLWHVGRISHPSYLGGELPVAPSAIQPEGHVSLLRPKQPFPTPRALDAEEITRIVEAYRRGAENARAAGFDGVEIHGANGYLPDQFLQDGSNRRSDRYGESVEGRARFLLEVTDAAISEWGPGRVGVHLAPRGDIHSMGDSDPVSTFVHVARELGRRGIAFLCAREALGGGRIGPRLKQEFGGVYIANERFTRETAGQVLAAGEADAVAFGVQFIANPDLPRRFALGAELNAPDPSTFYASGPHGYTDYPTLDERDEAA; from the coding sequence ATGCCCGGCCTACTCGATCCGATCGCCGTCGGCGACCTCCGACTGCCGAACCGCGTGTTTATGGCGCCGCTCACCCGATGCCGGGCGAGCGAAGGGCGGGTGCCCAACGCGCTGATGGCCGAATATTATGCCCAGCGGGCCTCGGCGGGGATGATCCTGACCGAGGCGACCGCGGTCGACCCGATGGGGGTCGGCTACCCCGACACGCCGGGGATCTGGAGCCCCGAGCAGGTCGAGGGCTGGCGGATCGTGACGGAGGCCGTCCACGCCCGGGGCGGTCGCATCCTACTCCAGCTCTGGCATGTCGGGCGGATCTCGCACCCCTCCTACCTCGGCGGCGAACTCCCGGTGGCCCCCAGTGCCATCCAGCCCGAGGGACACGTCAGCCTCCTTCGGCCGAAGCAACCGTTCCCGACGCCCCGGGCACTGGATGCGGAGGAGATCACGCGCATCGTCGAGGCCTACCGCCGGGGCGCCGAGAACGCCAGGGCCGCCGGCTTCGACGGCGTGGAGATCCACGGGGCCAACGGCTACCTGCCCGACCAGTTCCTCCAGGACGGCTCGAATCGGCGATCGGATCGTTACGGCGAGTCGGTCGAGGGCCGGGCGCGATTCCTGCTCGAGGTGACCGACGCGGCGATCTCCGAATGGGGGCCGGGGCGGGTCGGCGTCCACCTCGCCCCCCGGGGCGACATCCACTCGATGGGGGACTCCGACCCGGTCTCGACCTTCGTCCACGTCGCCCGGGAGCTGGGCCGCCGGGGGATCGCCTTCCTCTGCGCCCGGGAGGCCCTCGGCGGGGGTCGGATCGGGCCCCGATTGAAGCAGGAGTTCGGCGGCGTCTACATCGCCAACGAGCGCTTCACCCGGGAGACGGCCGGGCAGGTGCTCGCCGCCGGGGAGGCCGACGCCGTGGCCTTCGGCGTGCAGTTCATCGCCAACCCCGACCTCCCGCGCCGATTCGCCCTGGGCGCCGAATTGAACGCCCCCGACCCGTCCACCTTCTACGCGTCGGGACCGCACGGCTACACGGACTATCCCACGCTCGATGAGCGGGACGAGGCCGCTTGA